The Suricata suricatta isolate VVHF042 chromosome 13, meerkat_22Aug2017_6uvM2_HiC, whole genome shotgun sequence nucleotide sequence CATGCTCCACGAAGTAAAAACTATAGACAACCCCTCCTCCATCACTGAGTGAAGTGTTTCTGACCCACCAGGTTCCTCACAGCAGCCTTCACGTCCTTGTTCCTGAGGCTGTAGATGATGGGGTTGAGCATGGGGGTCACCACCCCATAGAAGAGAGGGATGAGCTTATCTGAAAGGTCCTCTTTGTCTTCCCCCTTGGGATCCTTAGACTTGGGCTTCCCATACATGACAAGTAAGGTCCCATAGAAGATGACCACCACAGTGAGGTGAGCAGAGCAGGTAGAAAAggcctttttccttccctcagcAGAAGGGATCCTCAGAATGGTAGCAATTATGAAGAtgtaagagacagagatgaaCAGAACTGGGACCACCAGGAAGATCACATTTGTCACTCCCATGCTAATCACATTGATGGTGATGTCCACACAGGCCATCTTAAGTACAGCCAGGATCTCGCAGCCAAGGTGGTTGATGACATTGTTCCCACAGAAGGGCAGCTGAATTGTCAAGGATGTGTGTACCACAGAAGCAGCCCCACCGATTGTCCAGGAGCTGACAACCATGGACACATAGACAGATCTGCTCATGACCACAGGGTACCTAAGGgggttacagatggccacatagcgatcaAACGCCATCATGCCCAGAAGCACACACTCTGTGGCTCCCATGGCAAAGGAGAGGAACATCTGCACAGCACAGCCTGAGAAGGAGATGGTTTTCCTGGGAGTCAGGAAGCCGTCCAGGACAAGAGGGACGGAACAGGTTGTGTAGCAGATGTCCAGGAAGGAGAGGTTCCCCAGaaagaagtacatgggcgtgtgCAAGCGAGAATCAAGGATGGTCACCAGGATGAGGACCCCATTGCCCAGCAGGATCACCAGGTACATCAACAGGATGAGCACAAAGAACGTCTTCTCCAGCCTTGGGTGGCCAGAGAGTCCCAGGAGGATGAACCCCACCACGGGGGAGGACCAGTTGGCTTTTTCCATGTGAGATGCCTTCTGATGTCAGCAAAGTACAAAAGCAGCACATCAGGCTTCCTGGGAAGAGTCTCGGGCATCTAGTATGCCGTGAAGTCTCTGCTACNNNNNNNNNNNNNNNNNNNNNNNNNNNNNNNNNNNNNNNNNNNNNNNNNNNNNNNNNNNNNNNNNNNNNNNNNNNNNNNNNNNNNNNNNNNNNNNNNNNNacacacacatacacacatgcatacacacactaaCATCTAacacacgtacatacatacaCTTGCACCACTGAAATTAAGAAAGAGCTATAGAAATACTGTGAATGAGGATTCTGAAAATAGAGTTTGGCAATTGCAGGTGAGAATCGGGAAATCCTGTATACAAAGGCAGGCAGGTCTTCTTATTAGCTAGCTACTTGTGTGGAACATAAGAATGGAGGCAGAGAGCCAGAATATTATACACGAATAAAGTATAAACATACAGGACATAGAAAAAACATTCCTTAGTCATCCCTGGGAAGAATGTCACCAAATTCTAAAGAGCTGGGATTAGAATTCAATGCCATATAGCCTGCTATCTGATCACTGTAGTCAGCATGCTTAGGAAGAATTGCATTAACGGGTAAGTGAGCTGCATGGTTTTCATGCTATTGAATGGGTTCAATCACTGTAATTATTCCTGTGGTGACGTCATAAAGTTCTGCCCCTTACAGAACATTTAATAATACTGTGTATTAAAATAGGCAAATCCCAATTCCTACGACAGTCAAGTCTGTGTTGCTGAGGCTGGGCAGACTGAAGAAATAATCTCCTTCACGGCTAAACTTTTACCTAGGCTTTACTCAGTCTGCATGGGGGTTAACACTTACATACAAATTCCTTCTAAAGTTATCAAAGCTTACAGATGCTTGAGAATTTGCTAGTTCTAATAATGGGAACAGCTTGGGGACTCTCCTCCCTGAGAATCTAAGAAAGcccaaataattaaatgaaatttgtaTGCACTTACATAAAACAGCCTTTTCCAGCTGTTGATTATAAAGCAGAGGAAAAGTCCTCCTTCACTGGGGATTAGGTCTCCTGGGCTTCAGTCCTGCCTCTATCACCACCTTGCTCAGAAGACTAAGACAGGTCCCTCCCCATCTCGGGGTCTCAGTTGCTATTATAGGCAATGAGGATACAACATCAGAAAAGGCCCTGACACAGGGTGGCTGGAATATTTGAGGCTTTTCCTCAGGGCTAGTGTACTATGAGTTCTGTTGTGTTCCAGCCCTGACCTTCTCTCATCCAAGAGCTAAGGACACTCCTACCTACTGTCCCTGACAGCCACTttccatttacacacacacatgttctccATTTTGTAGCAGAGACTTGAGGCATAATAGACCTGAGACTCTTCTCAAGTAAGCCTGATGTGCTGCTTTTGTACTTTGATGACGTCAGAAGGCATCTCACATGGAAAAAGCCAACTGGTCCTCCCCCGTGGTGGGGTTCATTCTCCTGGGACTCTCTGGCCACCCAAGGCTAGAGAAGACGTTCTTTGTGCTAATCCTGCTGATGTACCTGGTGATCCTGCTGGGCAATGGGGTCCTCATCCTGGTGTCCATCCTTGACTCCCGCCTGCACatgcccatgtacttcttcctggggAACCTCTCCTTCCTGGACATCTGCTACACAACCTCTTCTGTCCCTCTGGTCCTGGATGGTTTCCTGACTCCCAAGAAAACCATCTCCTTCTCAGGCTGTGCTGTGCAGATGTTCCTCTCCTTTGCCATGGCAGGGACAGAGTGTGTGCTTCTGGGCATGATGGCGTTtgatcgctatgtggccatctgtaacccCCTGAGGTACCCTGTGGTCATGAGTAGGTCTGCCTATGTGCCCATGGCTGTCAGCTCCTGGATGGCTGGTGCAGCCAACTCTTTGGTGCAGATCTCTCTGGCAGTACAGTTACCCTTCTGTGGGGACAATGTCATCAACCACTTTACCTGTGAGATCCTGGCTGTGCTGAAGTTGGCCTGTGTTGACATCACCATCAATGTGATTAGCATGGGGGTAGCCAATGTGATCTTCCTGGTGGTTCCAGTTCTATTCATCTCTGTCTCTTATGTCTTCATCATTGCTACCATCCTGAGGATCCCTTCTgctgagggaaggaaaaaggccTTTTCTACCTGCTCTGCCCACCTCACTGTGGTGGTCATCTTCTATGGGACCTTACTTGTCATGTATGGGAAGCCCAAGTCTAAGGATCCCAAGGGGGAAGACAAAGAGGACCTTTCAGATAAGCTTATCTCTATCTTCTACGGGTTGCTGACCCCCATGCTCAACCCCATCATCTACAGCCTCAGGAACAAGGACGTGAAGGCTGCTGTGAGGAACCTGGTGGCTCAGAAATAGTTCACCCAGTGATAGAGGAGGGGTCCGCTGCAGATCTCACTTCTGTGGAAGAGAGGACCTTTGATTATTACAGTTCCCATTCCAAAGGCATGTCACATTTGCTGAAATGATTGCTTCCCCTAAGACCATTTCAGGGAATGTGTAACTTTTCAGATTGTATCATTGGACTTTCAGTGAAATATCTGAGAGCTTCAACAGATGCCAGACAATAAATTGCTAATATCATGTCCAAAACCTTctaaatacatgttaaaactGAGGAGACAGGACCATTAGAGCAGGCTGAATGGGCCATACAGTGTGTAAGCTGCAGAGTCAGTGCACAGAGAGGGCTCTCACAGCTGCTTGTCATCCCTAGTGGACTCCCTAGGAGCCAGCGAAACAAGGAGGAAGTGGAAATTTTCATTACTAGATTCAGTTCACCTGACGTATCAAGAAGGGAACAAAGACATGGTCTCCACCTAGAGAGCTTTTGAGTGGGAAGAATCTAGGCTGATATACTCCACTGTGTTTTAGCTATGAGaaaattgagatatttttttcaagtcaCTTCACATTATGAAATACTGctattaaattaaattcaagaaggagaataaaattagaatttgatGTTTAACACTTATACAATTCCCAATAGAAAAGCTAGTTTTCTGTTATTGAACAAGTCAGATTctgataaataaaggaaaaatggaagagagagagaaaggagtgaaTGAAACAAAggtgatagataaatagatagacagAGGCTAAATATACATGAGGACTTTAGCAGGCTAAAATTTGACATATTTCTTTGTTCCAGGAGTTCTCAGAGTCTTTAATATGTTCAAGTACACTGGGAATGTCCAAGAGCTGTAAAATCTTAGCACTTTTGAGCTTTTATATCTCATCACAATAAAAACTGGGAACTAGTTTCTTACctctgaccttgggcaggttgctTACCCTTTCTTAGTCtattacttcatattttaaaacctaaCCACTTGCTTTTAGACAAATTACATAAGATACTATAAATAAGTGCTTATTATGGTAAGCAGAATAGAACTACATGAAAGTAGTACTAGTAGTAATAGCAGTAGTAGCAGTACTAGTATCATGAATGCTGCACAGGACTGTGTATCATGTGGAAATGTGCAAGACATGGTTCCTATCTAGAACCAAAAAACCCGgtgtgcatgggtggcttagtcagttaagcttccaatttcgCTCAGGTCTTCAGCCTacgttcgtggctttgagccccatatcagactctgtgctgacagctaggccagaaactggagcctgcttcagattctgtatctccctttctctctgaccctcccctgttcccattgtctctctctgtctctcaaaaataaataaagaacataaaaaaaattagaaccaaaaaacccaaatgaataaGATTCAGAGATGGTAGTGATGAATAGAAGCAGTTTTGGGACATGTTATATTGAAATCCATGACCAATGACAGACTTATTTAACAAGAATACagaaagttggggtgcctgagtggctcagtcggtgaagcgtccaacttaagctcgggtcatgatttcacagttagtgagcTTGAGGCCCAcggggggctctgcactgacagagaggagcctgcttgggacactctctctccctgtatctctggCCTGCCCACTCACGCACGCTCAGtccctcgaaataaataaataaacattaaaaaggaagtgGTGTTGACAAAACTGCagaactacatgcaaaagaatgacattgGACCATGTTTTTTTtatcatacacaaaataaaataaaaaagaattaaagacatGAACCCATAACACTCCTCAAGAAAATATAGGCTGCAACTTCACGAATATTTGCTTTAGCAACATTTTGCTGGATTTGTGTACTCacccaagggaaacaaaagcagaaataaactcttGGAACTACACCACAccaaaaaacttttgcacagtgTAGGAAAACATCAGTTAAACATAAAGACAACCTACTgtaggggagaaaatatttggaaacaatatatttgataatatattcagttaatattcaaaatatatatgaaactcatatgggggcacctgagggctcagttggttaagcagctgacatCCCaacatcgactcaggtcataatctatgggatgtggttttgagccccgcatcagtctctgtgctgacagctcagaggctggagtctgcttcagattctgtgtctccctctgtctctgcccctcccctactcaagctctgtctctttctctcaaaagtgaataaagtgtaaaaaaatttttaagcatacataaaactaaagaccaaaaagaaaaaaaacaaaccaaaaattatttgactaaagtaggcagaggacctaaatagacattttcccaaagatggcctacagatggctaacagaaacatgaaaagaggcACATCACTATTCATCATTGAAACACATATTAacccaccatgagataccacctcctgcctgtcagaatgcctagaatcaaaaagactagaaatgaCATGTCCTGGAGAGGAAGTGTAGAAAATGTTGAACATAATGCTTGTAAAGTGTCATTTCAGTGACTGGCACATGGGAGCTGCTCAACGAATGCAGCcaattctgctgctgctgctgctgNNNNNNNNNNNNNNNNNNNNNNNNNNNNNNNNNNNNNNNNNNNNNNNNNNNNNNNNNNNNNNNNNNNNNNNNNNNNNNNNNNNNNNNNNNNNNNNNNNNNCCAGTGATCCCACTCAGAGAGGTCTCCCCCATTATGCAACCATGGGTTTCACTGTGTTTTCTGTGGAAGCCTATGACTCTTTCTCGTCTCTCTCAATATAGCACAGGAGGGCGTCCCCATGTGCCCAGTGCAAGCTCACTCTGAGTGCTCCCCATTAAATTTTGCCCCCGCTTAGCTCCCAATCCTCCCACGGCTCTCACAGACCCTCCagataataaaaagtaaacattacagTCAGTGCCACAGCAGGATCCCATAGTGACAAGGATATGCTGTGATTGCAGACGCCAAGGTAGTGACTCCTTTTAGAGAAGCCATCCTGCCTACTCCCATCAGCCAGGTCTGTGCACACAGATTGTCTGCCCATAAATCATGGGCCGAGGGCATGATTGCTGCTTGGAATTTGCCCCATGTAAGAGCTGCAGCCGTGGAAGTCCTCGTGCCCAGCATGGAGGAGTGCAGGATGAAAGCTGCTTCAGCTGGAATAAACTTAATGGCTAGGAAGATCTTGTGCACTGAACCCAGAGCTATGGGATGTGCCCCTGCCCACAGCATGGGCATTCTGGGTGGCTGGAGCGAGTCCTTATGTCTCAGTCTCCTCATGTGCATCATAAAAAGGCTGAACAGGTGCTCCTCAGAGCATTCCAAGTCTGTCATGGATTGCTTGAGCTGTCCTCATCAGGCAGGGCACCGTTATTGGTGAGGGCCTCTGCCTGT carries:
- the LOC115276416 gene encoding olfactory receptor 2S2-like: MEKANWSSPVVGFILLGLSGHPRLEKTFFVLILLMYLVILLGNGVLILVTILDSRLHTPMYFFLGNLSFLDICYTTCSVPLVLDGFLTPRKTISFSGCAVQMFLSFAMGATECVLLGMMAFDRYVAICNPLRYPVVMSRSVYVSMVVSSWTIGGAASVVHTSLTIQLPFCGNNVINHLGCEILAVLKMACVDITINVISMGVTNVIFLVVPVLFISVSYIFIIATILRIPSAEGRKKAFSTCSAHLTVVVIFYGTLLVMYGKPKSKDPKGEDKEDLSDKLIPLFYGVVTPMLNPIIYSLRNKDVKAAVRNLVGQKHFTQ
- the LOC115276402 gene encoding olfactory receptor 13C7-like, with protein sequence MEKANWSSPVVGFILLGLSGHPRLEKTFFVLILLMYLVILLGNGVLILVSILDSRLHMPMYFFLGNLSFLDICYTTSSVPLVLDGFLTPKKTISFSGCAVQMFLSFAMAGTECVLLGMMAFDRYVAICNPLRYPVVMSRSAYVPMAVSSWMAGAANSLVQISLAVQLPFCGDNVINHFTCEILAVLKLACVDITINVISMGVANVIFLVVPVLFISVSYVFIIATILRIPSAEGRKKAFSTCSAHLTVVVIFYGTLLVMYGKPKSKDPKGEDKEDLSDKLISIFYGLLTPMLNPIIYSLRNKDVKAAVRNLVAQK